A segment of the Aureliella helgolandensis genome:
GCAATTCTCACAACTTTCCACTGTCGCTGGAACGCGGCATTCGGTTACGGTGCGGCAGCTGATGTCCCACTCGTCTGGAATCCCCGCAGCGGTGCCTCTGCGGGAATCGTTCTTTTTTACACAACGATGGTACGATCGCAGTCTGGCCGAAGTCGTCGACGCAATTGCGGAACGTCCGCTGGATTTTGCACCCGGCACGGAAGTCCATTACTCAAATGCAGCGCCCTACGTTTTGGGACGCATCATTGAAGTGACATCCGGCAAACCGTTTGACGAGTTCCTCCGGGAAGAGATTTTCGAGCCGCTACATCTGACCGATACAGGATTCTTTTTACCAGCAGAAAAAGTGAACCGAAGTGCGGTCGTCTATCGCCGCCAGTCTAACACTCTGTCCGTGTTTTGCCGCTGCGATCCCCAATGGAAAGTTCGAATGACCATGCCGGACGGCGGTTTGTTCTCGACTCCGGCCGATATTGCTCAATTTGCGAATTCGTTTCTCGCACACGGTCCGGGAGTGTTGAGCCAAGATTCTGTTGCAGCCATGTTGACTGCGCAGAACGCAGACTACGGACTGAGTTGGATTCTAGACAAGGAGAATCAGTTCAGTCACTGGGGATCCAGCGGAACGTTCGTATGGGCCGATCAAAAAACTGAAGTGGTGGGTGTCTTCTTTTCGCAAATCCAAGACTACGACCTGCTTGCCAAACTCCGCAATCGGGTTCGAGATGCCGTCGATGAGGCGTTCGTTGTACCACGTTAGGCAAACGGCGCCGATTGTCCTGCCGAACACGTGCGCGTCGCTTCGGTCGGTCGCAGCCTCCGTTGGCTCTCACCGTATTGAAGTGCCAGACTTCCGCATTCAACAGATCACCATGCCGAGCGACTTTTCCCAGCCAAGGATGAGATGCTCCAGCCACGCCATCCGCCCACAGAAGGATGCCGAGTAGCCGTCAGACGCGAAGGACCGTCGGAACAATCAGTGTCGCCAGATCGCTCCGCCGATCGGCATTTTCCGGAAGGTACCAGCGGAGCGGTTCGGCGACTATCCGCCAATAATTGTCCCGACGGTCCTTACCCGCCTGAGTTAGTCGTTAATGGGTTCGACGGTAACCGCCAAGGAAACCTTTTCGCCCTTGTCGACGTTCACGGTGATCTGAGGAGAAAGGCGATTCTCGTTTTCCGTCTCAGTGACCAATTTGAATTGGTCGCTGCCCACATAAAGCTCCCAGCTTCCTAGAGGCAAATCGTATAGCACAGCTTGCCCTTCTGCATCGGTTTCTTGCATGTAACGCGTCTTGCGCTCTTGCTGCCAATAGTTGGGTGGGGCAGTGCCGT
Coding sequences within it:
- a CDS encoding serine hydrolase domain-containing protein, with the protein product MAQSLEKGFQIVEQAVSDGSIPGASLLIMHKGKVIDQRAYGVCEIDPARPFQTDTICWIASLTKPFTATAAMKLVEQGKLQLDEPIEKYLPQFSQLSTVAGTRHSVTVRQLMSHSSGIPAAVPLRESFFFTQRWYDRSLAEVVDAIAERPLDFAPGTEVHYSNAAPYVLGRIIEVTSGKPFDEFLREEIFEPLHLTDTGFFLPAEKVNRSAVVYRRQSNTLSVFCRCDPQWKVRMTMPDGGLFSTPADIAQFANSFLAHGPGVLSQDSVAAMLTAQNADYGLSWILDKENQFSHWGSSGTFVWADQKTEVVGVFFSQIQDYDLLAKLRNRVRDAVDEAFVVPR